From one Rhodamnia argentea isolate NSW1041297 chromosome 1, ASM2092103v1, whole genome shotgun sequence genomic stretch:
- the LOC115740334 gene encoding probable galacturonosyltransferase-like 1, whose amino-acid sequence MQRQKLLLLFHLLCIAPTANAATAEMAAARRLFREAPKFYNSPDCPSVASADICSPGAIHVAMTLDAAYLRGSMAAILSALQHSSCPENICFHFAVAASVAAADRGRLHRAVASSFPYLRFGVYAFDDAAVTGLISTSVRSALDRPLNYARNYLADLLPPCVRKVVYLDSDLVLVDDVAKLAATLLDGDNILAAPEYCNANFTSYFTPTFWANPSLSLTFEGRRACYFNTGVMVIDLKKWREGDYTTKIVEWMELQKRMRIYELGSLPPFLLVFAGRIAPVDHRWNQHGLGGDNFRGLCRGLHPGPVSLLHWSGKGKPWVRLDANRPCPLDALWAPYDLLQARFAIES is encoded by the coding sequence ATGCAAAGACAAAAGCTCCTCCTCCTATTCCACCTCCTTTGCATAGCACCGACCGCCAATGCCGCCACCGCCGAGATGGCCGCCGCCCGTCGGCTGTTCAGAGAAGCCCCCAAGTTCTACAACTCCCCCGATTGCCCCTCCGTCGCTTCCGCCGACATCTGCTCCCCCGGCGCCATCCATGTAGCCATGACCCTTGACGCTGCCTACCTCCGCGGCTCCATGGCTGCGATCCTCTCCGCCCTCCAGCACTCCTCGTGCCCCGAGAACATCTGCTTCCACTTTGCCGTGGCCGCCTCGGTTGCCGCTGCCGACCGCGGCCGCCTCCACCGCGCCGTCGCCTCCTCCTTCCCTTACCTCCGCTTCGGCGTCTACGCCTTCGACGATGCCGCCGTCACCGGCCTAATCTCCACCTCCGTCCGCTCCGCCCTCGATCGCCCGCTCAACTACGCCCGCAACTACCTTGCGGACCTCCTCCCGCCGTGCGTGCGCAAGGTGGTCTACTTGGACTCCGACCTAGTCCTCGTGGATGACGTGGCGAAGCTCGCCGCCACCCTGCTTGATGGCGACAACATCCTCGCTGCGCCGGAATATTGCAACGCCAACTTCACCTCCTACTTCACTCCCACCTTCTGGGCAAACCCTAGCCTGTCCCTCACGTTTGAAGGAAGGAGAGCCTGCTACTTCAACACCGGGGTCATGGTGATTGACCTAAAGAAATGGCGTGAAGGTGACTACACAACCAAGATTGTGGAGTGGATGGAGCTTCAAAAGAGGATGAGAATATACGAGCTGGGGTCGTTGCCGCCGTTCTTGCTCGTCTTTGCCGGTCGCATTGCCCCGGTTGATCACCGGTGGAACCAACATGGGCTCGGGGGGGACAATTTCAGAGGGCTGTGCCGGGGCTTGCACCCCGGCCCGGTGAGCCTCCTCCACTGGAGCGGGAAGGGCAAGCCGTGGGTTCGGCTTGACGCGAACCGGCCATGCCCGTTGGACGCGTTGTGGGCTCCCTACGATCTGCTCCAGGCGCGGTTCGCGATCGAGTCTTAG
- the LOC115740331 gene encoding probable calcium-binding protein CML41, translating into MANGGSAPSPKPFKWLNKSLRLTFPRRSSHSKSSSSNLSTPSSPTSTSTDREHELREVFRRFDADGDGKISALELRAYFASIGEYMSHEEARSVVGELDTDGDCLIDFGDFLKLMKMDSGGDDSDLRRAFEMFEDEKGSGSITPKGLQAMLRRLGDAKSYEECEDMIRVYDIDGNGVLDFQEFHQMMA; encoded by the exons ATGGCGAACGGCGGATCGGCACCGTCGCCAAAACCCTTCAAGTGGCTCAACAAGAGCCTCAGGCTAACCTTCCCGCGGCGGAGTTCTCACTCCAAGTCGTCTTCCTCCAACTTGAGCACTCCGTCTTCCCCGACCTCCAC CTCCACCGACAGAGAGCACGAGCTCCGGGAGGTGTTCCGCCGCTTCGACGCCGACGGGGACGGCAAAATCTCCGCCCTCGAGCTCCGGGCGTACTTTGCGTCCATTGGCGAGTACATGTCGCACGAGGAGGCCCGGAGCGTAGTGGGCGAGCTCGACACCGACGGCGACTGCCTGATCGACTTCGGCGACTTCCTGAAGCTGATGAAGATGGACAGCGGTGGCGACGACAGCGACCTGCGGCGAGCCTTCGAGATGTTCGAGGACGAGAAGGGGTCGGGGAGCATCACCCCGAAAGGGCTGCAGGCGATGCTGCGCCGTCTAGGGGACGCGAAGTCGTACGAGGAGTGCGAGGACATGATTAGGGTTTACGACATTGATGGGAACGGAGTTCTTGATTTCCAGGAGTTCCATCAGATGATGGCTTAG